The proteins below are encoded in one region of Styela clava chromosome 4, kaStyClav1.hap1.2, whole genome shotgun sequence:
- the LOC120327157 gene encoding uncharacterized protein LOC120327157 isoform X1, with the protein MPRCCIPSCKRTTTSTHYFPKNEARRTRWIEFVQQIKPDFEPSPWVAICGAHFENNCFVRNFIIQNQMGFKNQRRILHDDAIPSLIDPDEAESSRCYYRKEVPVNVKRMRNIAPKPMSVNLNNNTGDSLAQQIPILFLPNNATAGKTTVGRIVIPQQSDKKAEENMNHSTNPSGNMPPSANDITSSGQVTIPFQIVNSTPSLTVNNQENMNLSTNPSGNMPPSANDITSSGQVTIPIQIVNSTPSLIVNNQENMNLSTNPSGNMHPSANDITSSGQVAIPFQIVNSTPSLIVNKQTGQNVNFLSGSSSAVQNIATSQRPISMPVKNCVIKPIIVNVKNKFMNSIRVSEKFKAPPSIPSASVITKTCLNEKLTTSGDLKKEYHKIKPKGSEAKTELFTLDYLQQMPLKDLVDQFTSEVRLKMKNSDMKALRCKMGTCSFVISCPTINECANLMQGHMKRHLESFVEQTNRDPSSHRKLIFSRVEPDQGIEGESSVSIVNDIVENRMTNYGEQNNTAGLHKIGGWKLLGPTRKNHADKQRKTLSPKKYTLIMEKSKIAAEFAACPTQENLALLLQPLVNLLLPAETNPTTEDDDSSMPIITKIRGSVPREEPNVSQSEQTEIEKNCNNLISNSNVDFTSLFESADSSEPDNQNEKNVSINTNVDNIIEIKSEPSEDDLVNFNNELLFDTTNDSLALNSTHPAVRSDKENLFSGMWDLNSTHSDGRLSDVESSCDSQLDIRGILEIENRESEEEASEYTRNKKTDKKESSDNIFSLLSESCSNFETTSDEEHSKSLPEDEDKSFLSSPSKINNTEISNTNIIDYGNIFENIERNVFDTVTTTQPRVNSKLTYSSNKVKDVSNNKHPVMQGKEAFLSILGLQKISLSKEEEVDPFVVKPPLFRTRLQKKTAVLERNIRKTKEQLTSQDAELEIQPLSQLNDVSKSKTYSKLKSVNRKHLQRRASLNHFLLNRLNDTPRGPCSIEYNDIKGYNLRRANLLKKRAHDQAKFNSQSKLRTNVEPGTKKTGSTLQRNTYNPVGEILRLPMEGILAIYEEEHEFARKLSEEVRKQTRLKNDLDLEKQQEEERLQIEERMRLEAIPVEKLVPSDKIVYKRKLLPPRPRSPFNMPQDPLPITRKKRKKLKRVKSIPPPREIIVNGKSVLIKHEPESDYEESSSSGATSNNESDEDINPVAKKKKLTVSSLLYQRRKKLVKPSDILLDTQSSSDNDDHVNYRDSGDDFVYQSDPSCHSDSDNSVEVRVHMDNNEPPQKEKRLVEIEKEAEDILAPLLTNQDIAIIGFTNDHSYYHQGQKMGRIQPIMDPYITNVMRGPTRNQTTLSESQIKERENALEYLKHLKYTENSRAEISTAGEQLVGDLVCKICQKRFSATNSLYYHYRSHAGVKPFKCDICAKSFTRLHSLNYHKMIHDNRTRFQCRYCGRGFRHPTHFKEHLHKHTGEEPYECSYCGRTFKTSNTLRRHKRKRNCSRARCQPKKTLPLSLSTAPVSPIQITSSSPPLPDSPPPPTLPIKPFSFPQGQAVKLVLFPKNGISRVQLCDD; encoded by the exons ATGCCTCGTTGTTGCATCCCATCATGCAAGAGAACTACGACCAGCACCCATTATTTTCCCAAAAATGAAGCAAGACGTACCAGATGGATTGAATTTGTTCAACAAATCAAACCTGACTTTGAACCATCTCCTTGGGTGGCGATATGTGGTGCTCACTTCGAGAACAACTGTTTTGTTAGAAATTTTATAATTCAGAATCAAATGGGTTTCAAAAACCAACGTCGAATACTGCATGATGATGCTATTCCATCTTTGATTGATCCCGACGAa GCTGAGTCTTCGAGATGTTATTATAGAAAGGAAGTACCGGTAAATGTGAAACGAATGCGAAATATTGCCCCGAAACCGATGTCAGTAAACCTCAACAATAATACAGGAGATTCTTTGGCACAACAG atTCCAATACTGTTTCTACCTAACAATGCTACAGCTGGAAAAACCACGGTTGGAAGAATTGTTATTCCTCAGCAATCAGATAAGAAAGCGGAAGAAAATATGAATCATTCTACCAATCCTAGTGGAAACATGCCTCCATCAGCCAATGACATCACATCATCTGGACAAGTTACTATACCTTTTCAAATAGTTAACTCAACGCCTTCATTAACAGTTAACAACCAAGAAAATATGAATCTTTCTACGAATCCTAGTGGAAACATGCCTCCATCAGCCAATGACATCACATCATCTGGACAAGTTACTATACCTATACAAATAGTTAACTCAACGCCTTCATTAATAGTTAACAACCAAGAAAATATGAATCTTTCTACGAATCCTAGTGGAAACATGCATCCATCAGCCAATGACATCACATCATCTGGACAAGTTGCTATACCTTTTCAAATAGTTAACTCAACGCCTTCATTAATAGTTAACAAACAAACTGgacaaaatgtaaattttttatcgGGATCGAGTAGTGCAGTGCAGAACATTGCCACATCTCAGCGACCAATTTCAATGCCTGTGAAAAACTGTGTGATAAAACCAATTATTGTAAATGTCAAAAATAAGTTCATGAATAGTATCCGTGTTTCAGAAAAGTTTAAAGCCCCACCTTCAATTCCATCAGCAAGTGTAATAACCAAAACTTGTCTAAATGAGAAATTAACAACTTCAGGAGACTTGAAGAAGGAATATCATAAG aTAAAGCCAAAAGGTTCTGAAGCTAAAACTGAATTATTTACACTTGATTACCTGCAGCAAATGCCACTGAAAGATTTGGTCGACCAATTTACTAGCGAAGTtagattgaaaatgaaaaattctgACATGAAGGCACTCAG ATGTAAAATGGGAACATGTTCCTTTGTTATCTCTTGTCCTACTATCAATGAATGTGCAAATTTAATGCAGGGACATATGAAGAGACATCTTGAATCATTTGTTGAGCAAACTAACAGAG atcCATCCTCTCACAGAAAATTGATCTTTTCCAGAGTTGAACCAG atcaAGGAATAGAGGGTGAATCATCTGTCAGTATCGTGAATGATATAGTTGAAAACCGAATGACTAATTATGGGGAGCAAAATAATACGGCCGGACTACATAAAATTGGAGGCTGGAAGTTGCTGGGACCTACTAGAAAAAATCATGCAGATAAACAACGAAAAACACTAAGCCCTAAAAAGTATACGTTAATTATGGAAAAGTCTAAAATAGCAGCTGAGTTTGCAGCCTGTCCTACTCAAGAAAATCTTGCCTTGCTTCTCCAGCCCTTAGTAAACTTGTTGCTTCCTGCTGAAACAAATCCCACAACTGAAGACGATGATTCTAGTATGCCGATTATAACGAAAATAAGAGGCTCGGTGCCTAGAGAAGAGCCAAATGTATCACAATCCGAACAAACTGAgatagaaaaaaattgtaacaattTGATTAGTAATTCCAATGTGGACTTTACTTCTCTTTTCGAAAGTGCTGATTCTTCTGAACCCGATAATCAAAATGAGAAGAATGTATCAATTAATACTAACGTGGACAATATAATTGAAATCAAAAGTGAACCTTCTGAAGATGATTTAGTTAACTTTAATAATGAACTCCTTTTTGACACAACAAATGATTCACTTGCACTGAATAGTACTCATCCTGCAGTCAGATCTGATAAAGAAAATCTGTTTTCTGGTATGTGGGATTTAAACTCAACTCATTCAGATGGCAGGTTATCAGATGTTGAGAGTAGTTGTGATTCCCAGCTCGATATTCGAGGAATTCTTGAAATTGAGAATCGAGAGTCTGAAGAAGAGGCATCTGAGTATaccagaaataaaaaaacagataaaaaaGAATCATCtgacaatattttttctttgctAAGTGAATCATgttcaaattttgaaactaccTCTGACGAAGAACATTCAAAGTCTTTACCAGAAGATGAAGATAAAAGTTTTTTATCATCACcaagtaaaataaataatacggaaatatcaaatacaaatattattgacTATggtaatatatttgaaaatattgagcGCAATGTTTTCGATACTGTTACAACTACACAGCCTCGAGTGAATTCAAAGTTAACGTATTCTAGTAATAAAGTTAAAGATGTATCAAATAACAAACATCCTGTTATGCAAGGTAAGGAAGCTTTTCTGTCTATACTTGGTTTGCAGAAAATTTCCTTATCCAAAGAAGAAGAAGTTGATCCTTTTGTGGTGAAGCCACCTCTTTTTCGAACAAGACTGCAAAAGAAAACAGCTGTCCTTGAACGGAATATTCGCAAAACTAAAGAACAGTTGACATCGCAGGATGCAGAGCTTGAAATACAACCTTTATCACAACTTAATGATGTTTCTAAATCAAAGACTTATTCAAAGTTAAAATCTGTGAATCGAAAACATTTGCAACGTCGTGCatctttaaatcattttttattgaatcgTTTGAACGATACTCCTCGTGGACCTTGTTCTATTGAGTACAATGATATCAAAGGATATAATTTGCGTAGAGCCAATTTGCTGAAAAAACGTGCTCATGATCAAGCTAAATTTAATTCACAATCAAAACTGCGTACCAATGTCGAACCTGGTACAAAAAAGACTGGTTCTACTTTGCAAAGGAACACTTATAATCCAGTTGGGGAAATATTAAGACTGCCTATGGAAGGAATATTAGCAATTTACGAAGAAGAACATGAGTTTGCTAGGAAACTGTCAGAAGAAGTACGCAAACAAACCAGATTAAAAAATGATTTGGATTTAGAAAAACAGCAAGAAGAAGAAAGGCTGCAAATAGAAGAGCGAATGAGACTTGAAGCAATCCCTGTTGAGAAATTAGTACCATCGGACAAAATTGTTTATAAGAGAAAACTATTACCACCCCGTCCCAGATCACCTTTCAATATGCCACAAGACCCTTTACCAATCACTcgtaaaaaacgaaaaaagctTAAACGTGTTAAATCAATACCTCCTCCCAGAGAAATCATAGTCAATGGTAAATCAGTACTTATAAAACATGAACCAGAGTCTGATTATGAGGAATCATCATCCAGTGGTGCTACTTCGAACAATGAGAG TGATGAAGATATCAATCCTGTTGCAAAGAAAAAGAAACTTACGGTATCGAGCTTATTATATCAACGACGGAAAAAACTTGTCAAACCAAGCGATATCTTGCTTGATACGCAGTCTAGTTCAGACAATGATGATCATGTGAATTATCGTGATTCTGGAGATGATTTCGTCTACCAATCTGACCCAAG ttgCCATTCAGATTCAGACAATAGTGTGGAAGTTCGAGTTCATATGGACAATAATGAACCTCCACAAAAG GAAAAAAGGTTGGTTGAAATAGAGAAAGAAGCTGAAGATATTCTTGCTCCGTTACTTACCAATCAAGATATTGCCATCATTGGATTCACGAATGATCACTCCTATTATCAT CAAGGACAGAAAATGGGCAGAATTCAACCAATTATGGATCCATACAT tacaaaTGTGATGAGAGGTCCAACTAGAAACCAAACCACATTAAGTGAATCACAGATTAAGGAAAGG GAAAATGCATTGGAATATCTGAAGCACCTTAAATACACTGAAAATAGCAGAGCTGAAATTTCCACCGCAGGAGAGCAACTTGTTGGAGATCTTGTTTGTAAAATTTGCCAAAAACGATTTTCAGCTACTAATTCATTATACTATCATTACAGGAGTCATGCTG GTGTGAAACCATTCAAGTGTGATATTTGTGCCAAGTCATTTACTCGTCTTCATAGTttaaattatcataaaatgATTCACGACAACAGGACGAGGTTTCAATGCAGGTATTGTGGGAGAGGATTCAGACATCCAACACATTTTAAG GAACATCTGCATAAGCACACTGGAGAGGAACCGTATGAGTGTTCGTACTGCGGACGAACTTTCAAGACAAGTAACACATTAAGAAGACACAAACGAAAAAGAAATTGTTCAAGGGCTCGTTGTCAACCAAAAAAAACTCTTCCACTGAGCTTATCTACAGCACCTGTATCACCCATACAAATTACATCGTCCTCACCACCCCTCCCTGACTCCCCACCCCCACCGACCTTGCCCATAAAACCATTTTCATTTCCTCAAGGTCAGGCTGTCAAACTTGTGTTATTTCCGAAAAATGGAATATCAAGAGTACAACTCTGCGATGATTAA
- the LOC120327157 gene encoding uncharacterized protein LOC120327157 isoform X2, producing the protein MPRCCIPSCKRTTTSTHYFPKNEARRTRWIEFVQQIKPDFEPSPWVAICGAHFENNCFVRNFIIQNQMGFKNQRRILHDDAIPSLIDPDEIPILFLPNNATAGKTTVGRIVIPQQSDKKAEENMNHSTNPSGNMPPSANDITSSGQVTIPFQIVNSTPSLTVNNQENMNLSTNPSGNMPPSANDITSSGQVTIPIQIVNSTPSLIVNNQENMNLSTNPSGNMHPSANDITSSGQVAIPFQIVNSTPSLIVNKQTGQNVNFLSGSSSAVQNIATSQRPISMPVKNCVIKPIIVNVKNKFMNSIRVSEKFKAPPSIPSASVITKTCLNEKLTTSGDLKKEYHKIKPKGSEAKTELFTLDYLQQMPLKDLVDQFTSEVRLKMKNSDMKALRCKMGTCSFVISCPTINECANLMQGHMKRHLESFVEQTNRDPSSHRKLIFSRVEPDQGIEGESSVSIVNDIVENRMTNYGEQNNTAGLHKIGGWKLLGPTRKNHADKQRKTLSPKKYTLIMEKSKIAAEFAACPTQENLALLLQPLVNLLLPAETNPTTEDDDSSMPIITKIRGSVPREEPNVSQSEQTEIEKNCNNLISNSNVDFTSLFESADSSEPDNQNEKNVSINTNVDNIIEIKSEPSEDDLVNFNNELLFDTTNDSLALNSTHPAVRSDKENLFSGMWDLNSTHSDGRLSDVESSCDSQLDIRGILEIENRESEEEASEYTRNKKTDKKESSDNIFSLLSESCSNFETTSDEEHSKSLPEDEDKSFLSSPSKINNTEISNTNIIDYGNIFENIERNVFDTVTTTQPRVNSKLTYSSNKVKDVSNNKHPVMQGKEAFLSILGLQKISLSKEEEVDPFVVKPPLFRTRLQKKTAVLERNIRKTKEQLTSQDAELEIQPLSQLNDVSKSKTYSKLKSVNRKHLQRRASLNHFLLNRLNDTPRGPCSIEYNDIKGYNLRRANLLKKRAHDQAKFNSQSKLRTNVEPGTKKTGSTLQRNTYNPVGEILRLPMEGILAIYEEEHEFARKLSEEVRKQTRLKNDLDLEKQQEEERLQIEERMRLEAIPVEKLVPSDKIVYKRKLLPPRPRSPFNMPQDPLPITRKKRKKLKRVKSIPPPREIIVNGKSVLIKHEPESDYEESSSSGATSNNESDEDINPVAKKKKLTVSSLLYQRRKKLVKPSDILLDTQSSSDNDDHVNYRDSGDDFVYQSDPSCHSDSDNSVEVRVHMDNNEPPQKEKRLVEIEKEAEDILAPLLTNQDIAIIGFTNDHSYYHQGQKMGRIQPIMDPYITNVMRGPTRNQTTLSESQIKERENALEYLKHLKYTENSRAEISTAGEQLVGDLVCKICQKRFSATNSLYYHYRSHAGVKPFKCDICAKSFTRLHSLNYHKMIHDNRTRFQCRYCGRGFRHPTHFKEHLHKHTGEEPYECSYCGRTFKTSNTLRRHKRKRNCSRARCQPKKTLPLSLSTAPVSPIQITSSSPPLPDSPPPPTLPIKPFSFPQGQAVKLVLFPKNGISRVQLCDD; encoded by the exons ATGCCTCGTTGTTGCATCCCATCATGCAAGAGAACTACGACCAGCACCCATTATTTTCCCAAAAATGAAGCAAGACGTACCAGATGGATTGAATTTGTTCAACAAATCAAACCTGACTTTGAACCATCTCCTTGGGTGGCGATATGTGGTGCTCACTTCGAGAACAACTGTTTTGTTAGAAATTTTATAATTCAGAATCAAATGGGTTTCAAAAACCAACGTCGAATACTGCATGATGATGCTATTCCATCTTTGATTGATCCCGACGAa atTCCAATACTGTTTCTACCTAACAATGCTACAGCTGGAAAAACCACGGTTGGAAGAATTGTTATTCCTCAGCAATCAGATAAGAAAGCGGAAGAAAATATGAATCATTCTACCAATCCTAGTGGAAACATGCCTCCATCAGCCAATGACATCACATCATCTGGACAAGTTACTATACCTTTTCAAATAGTTAACTCAACGCCTTCATTAACAGTTAACAACCAAGAAAATATGAATCTTTCTACGAATCCTAGTGGAAACATGCCTCCATCAGCCAATGACATCACATCATCTGGACAAGTTACTATACCTATACAAATAGTTAACTCAACGCCTTCATTAATAGTTAACAACCAAGAAAATATGAATCTTTCTACGAATCCTAGTGGAAACATGCATCCATCAGCCAATGACATCACATCATCTGGACAAGTTGCTATACCTTTTCAAATAGTTAACTCAACGCCTTCATTAATAGTTAACAAACAAACTGgacaaaatgtaaattttttatcgGGATCGAGTAGTGCAGTGCAGAACATTGCCACATCTCAGCGACCAATTTCAATGCCTGTGAAAAACTGTGTGATAAAACCAATTATTGTAAATGTCAAAAATAAGTTCATGAATAGTATCCGTGTTTCAGAAAAGTTTAAAGCCCCACCTTCAATTCCATCAGCAAGTGTAATAACCAAAACTTGTCTAAATGAGAAATTAACAACTTCAGGAGACTTGAAGAAGGAATATCATAAG aTAAAGCCAAAAGGTTCTGAAGCTAAAACTGAATTATTTACACTTGATTACCTGCAGCAAATGCCACTGAAAGATTTGGTCGACCAATTTACTAGCGAAGTtagattgaaaatgaaaaattctgACATGAAGGCACTCAG ATGTAAAATGGGAACATGTTCCTTTGTTATCTCTTGTCCTACTATCAATGAATGTGCAAATTTAATGCAGGGACATATGAAGAGACATCTTGAATCATTTGTTGAGCAAACTAACAGAG atcCATCCTCTCACAGAAAATTGATCTTTTCCAGAGTTGAACCAG atcaAGGAATAGAGGGTGAATCATCTGTCAGTATCGTGAATGATATAGTTGAAAACCGAATGACTAATTATGGGGAGCAAAATAATACGGCCGGACTACATAAAATTGGAGGCTGGAAGTTGCTGGGACCTACTAGAAAAAATCATGCAGATAAACAACGAAAAACACTAAGCCCTAAAAAGTATACGTTAATTATGGAAAAGTCTAAAATAGCAGCTGAGTTTGCAGCCTGTCCTACTCAAGAAAATCTTGCCTTGCTTCTCCAGCCCTTAGTAAACTTGTTGCTTCCTGCTGAAACAAATCCCACAACTGAAGACGATGATTCTAGTATGCCGATTATAACGAAAATAAGAGGCTCGGTGCCTAGAGAAGAGCCAAATGTATCACAATCCGAACAAACTGAgatagaaaaaaattgtaacaattTGATTAGTAATTCCAATGTGGACTTTACTTCTCTTTTCGAAAGTGCTGATTCTTCTGAACCCGATAATCAAAATGAGAAGAATGTATCAATTAATACTAACGTGGACAATATAATTGAAATCAAAAGTGAACCTTCTGAAGATGATTTAGTTAACTTTAATAATGAACTCCTTTTTGACACAACAAATGATTCACTTGCACTGAATAGTACTCATCCTGCAGTCAGATCTGATAAAGAAAATCTGTTTTCTGGTATGTGGGATTTAAACTCAACTCATTCAGATGGCAGGTTATCAGATGTTGAGAGTAGTTGTGATTCCCAGCTCGATATTCGAGGAATTCTTGAAATTGAGAATCGAGAGTCTGAAGAAGAGGCATCTGAGTATaccagaaataaaaaaacagataaaaaaGAATCATCtgacaatattttttctttgctAAGTGAATCATgttcaaattttgaaactaccTCTGACGAAGAACATTCAAAGTCTTTACCAGAAGATGAAGATAAAAGTTTTTTATCATCACcaagtaaaataaataatacggaaatatcaaatacaaatattattgacTATggtaatatatttgaaaatattgagcGCAATGTTTTCGATACTGTTACAACTACACAGCCTCGAGTGAATTCAAAGTTAACGTATTCTAGTAATAAAGTTAAAGATGTATCAAATAACAAACATCCTGTTATGCAAGGTAAGGAAGCTTTTCTGTCTATACTTGGTTTGCAGAAAATTTCCTTATCCAAAGAAGAAGAAGTTGATCCTTTTGTGGTGAAGCCACCTCTTTTTCGAACAAGACTGCAAAAGAAAACAGCTGTCCTTGAACGGAATATTCGCAAAACTAAAGAACAGTTGACATCGCAGGATGCAGAGCTTGAAATACAACCTTTATCACAACTTAATGATGTTTCTAAATCAAAGACTTATTCAAAGTTAAAATCTGTGAATCGAAAACATTTGCAACGTCGTGCatctttaaatcattttttattgaatcgTTTGAACGATACTCCTCGTGGACCTTGTTCTATTGAGTACAATGATATCAAAGGATATAATTTGCGTAGAGCCAATTTGCTGAAAAAACGTGCTCATGATCAAGCTAAATTTAATTCACAATCAAAACTGCGTACCAATGTCGAACCTGGTACAAAAAAGACTGGTTCTACTTTGCAAAGGAACACTTATAATCCAGTTGGGGAAATATTAAGACTGCCTATGGAAGGAATATTAGCAATTTACGAAGAAGAACATGAGTTTGCTAGGAAACTGTCAGAAGAAGTACGCAAACAAACCAGATTAAAAAATGATTTGGATTTAGAAAAACAGCAAGAAGAAGAAAGGCTGCAAATAGAAGAGCGAATGAGACTTGAAGCAATCCCTGTTGAGAAATTAGTACCATCGGACAAAATTGTTTATAAGAGAAAACTATTACCACCCCGTCCCAGATCACCTTTCAATATGCCACAAGACCCTTTACCAATCACTcgtaaaaaacgaaaaaagctTAAACGTGTTAAATCAATACCTCCTCCCAGAGAAATCATAGTCAATGGTAAATCAGTACTTATAAAACATGAACCAGAGTCTGATTATGAGGAATCATCATCCAGTGGTGCTACTTCGAACAATGAGAG TGATGAAGATATCAATCCTGTTGCAAAGAAAAAGAAACTTACGGTATCGAGCTTATTATATCAACGACGGAAAAAACTTGTCAAACCAAGCGATATCTTGCTTGATACGCAGTCTAGTTCAGACAATGATGATCATGTGAATTATCGTGATTCTGGAGATGATTTCGTCTACCAATCTGACCCAAG ttgCCATTCAGATTCAGACAATAGTGTGGAAGTTCGAGTTCATATGGACAATAATGAACCTCCACAAAAG GAAAAAAGGTTGGTTGAAATAGAGAAAGAAGCTGAAGATATTCTTGCTCCGTTACTTACCAATCAAGATATTGCCATCATTGGATTCACGAATGATCACTCCTATTATCAT CAAGGACAGAAAATGGGCAGAATTCAACCAATTATGGATCCATACAT tacaaaTGTGATGAGAGGTCCAACTAGAAACCAAACCACATTAAGTGAATCACAGATTAAGGAAAGG GAAAATGCATTGGAATATCTGAAGCACCTTAAATACACTGAAAATAGCAGAGCTGAAATTTCCACCGCAGGAGAGCAACTTGTTGGAGATCTTGTTTGTAAAATTTGCCAAAAACGATTTTCAGCTACTAATTCATTATACTATCATTACAGGAGTCATGCTG GTGTGAAACCATTCAAGTGTGATATTTGTGCCAAGTCATTTACTCGTCTTCATAGTttaaattatcataaaatgATTCACGACAACAGGACGAGGTTTCAATGCAGGTATTGTGGGAGAGGATTCAGACATCCAACACATTTTAAG GAACATCTGCATAAGCACACTGGAGAGGAACCGTATGAGTGTTCGTACTGCGGACGAACTTTCAAGACAAGTAACACATTAAGAAGACACAAACGAAAAAGAAATTGTTCAAGGGCTCGTTGTCAACCAAAAAAAACTCTTCCACTGAGCTTATCTACAGCACCTGTATCACCCATACAAATTACATCGTCCTCACCACCCCTCCCTGACTCCCCACCCCCACCGACCTTGCCCATAAAACCATTTTCATTTCCTCAAGGTCAGGCTGTCAAACTTGTGTTATTTCCGAAAAATGGAATATCAAGAGTACAACTCTGCGATGATTAA
- the LOC120327245 gene encoding chromosome transmission fidelity protein 8 homolog, with protein sequence MVQIVIRKSDGMEEWFMIELQGELVSRYDNGLSGNVLGDLHFSKTGEPVMIIGHHMLQGKVTDLDKPFGVMFESKQNNCEIDEDEIEASKSYEIKAIIKRKIIFKNRPKPIITRVPKRV encoded by the coding sequence ATGGTACAAATAGTAATTCGTAAATCCGATGGAATGGAGGAATGGTTTATGATTGAGTTACAAGGTGAACTTGTATCAAGATACGATAACGGCCTATCAGGCAATGTACTTGGTGATTTACATTTCTCAAAAACTGGCGAACCAGTTATGATAATCGGTCATCATATGTTGCAAGGAAAAGTAACAGACTTGGATAAACCATTTGGAGTTATGttcgaatcaaaacaaaataattgtgaaattgATGAGGATGAAATTGAAGCAAGCAAATCATATGAgataaaagcaattattaaaaggaaaatcatttttaaaaatcgtCCAAAGCCTATTATTACACGTGTGCCAAAGAGAGTATGA
- the LOC120327200 gene encoding protein farnesyltransferase subunit beta-like, with translation MEVGEIPLRQLTPADFFDDEGTPTKTTVEQQRVEESVLRKLKDFEDFSDLEPGIHLKRDDHLPYLLKGLERLSEGYECLDASQPWLCYWIVHSLSLLGHELSEQQKSSVVKFLEKCQSPTGGYGGGPEQFAHLAPTYAAVNCLCIIATDEAYESINREKLLYFLFQMRQNDGSFTMHEGGESDTRSLYCAISVASLTGLDEIAGESLFAGSPQYIVSCQTYEGGIGGCPGAEAHGGYTFCGYAGLVILGHEKLIDTDRMLRWLVNKQMRIEGGFQGRTNKLVDGCYSFWQGGVFPLIQNTLLAEGCKSLCKHNWLFNQQALQEYLLISCQSRFGGLIDKPGKSPDYYHTCYCLSGLTIAQHPPDLSNLIIGEHANNLVPTHPAYNIEWEYVTKANEYFTKRPLKLSDEMQKTKK, from the exons ATGGAAGTGGGTGAAATACCACTTCGACAATTGACACCAGCTGATTTTTTTGATGACGAAGGCACTCCGACTAAAACCACTGTTGAGCAA CAAAGAGTAGAAGAAAGTGTTTTGAGAAAATTGAAGgattttgaagatttttctgATCTTGAACCAGG AATTCATTTAAAAAGAGATGATCATCTTCCATATTTGCTGAAAGGCTTGGAAAGATTATCTGAAGGATATGag TGTTTGGATGCAAGTCAACCATGGTTATGCTACTGGATAGTTCACAGTTTATCCTTACTAGGACATGAGCTGTCTGAACAACAAAAAAGCAG TGTTGTCAAGTTTCTTGAAAAGTGTCAGAGCCCAACCGGTGGCTACGGAGGTGGCCCAGAGCAATTTGCCCATCTCGCACCAACTTACGCTGCCGTCAATTGTCTTTGTATTATTGCAACAGATGAAGCATATGAAAGTATTAATAG GGAGAAGCTTctgtattttctgtttcaaATGAGACAAAATGATGGGAGCTTCACAATGCATGAAGGTGGAGAAAGTGATACAAGAAGTTTATATTGTGCTATATCTGTTGCATCTTTGACAGGCCTCGATGAAATAGCTGGAGAAAGCTTGTTTGCTGGATCACCACAGTACATTGTTAG TTGCCAAACATATGAAGGGGGAATAGGAGGATGTCCTGGTGCTGAAGCTCATGGAGGCTACACATTTTGTGGATATGCCGGTCTTGTTATACTTGGCCACGAAAAATTAATCGATACTGATAGAATGTTGAGATGGCTCGTTAATAAACAAATGAGAATAGAAGGAGGATTTCAG ggTCGTACAAATAAACTAGTCGATGGTTGCTACTCATTCTGGCAAGGAGGAGTCTTCCCTTTGATTCAAAATACTTTATTAGCAGAAGGATGCAAATCATTg tgTAAACACAACTGGTTATTCAATCAACAAGCACTTCAAGAATATTTGTTGATAAGTTGTCAGAGTAGATTTGGTGGCTTAATTGACAAGCCTGGAAA ATCTCCAGATTACTATCATACATGTTATTGTTTGAGTGGTTTAACAATTGCACAACACCCTCctgatttatcaaatttaattatCGGTGAACATGCAAATAATTTG GTGCCGACACATCCAGCATATAACATAGAGTGGGAATATGTCACAAAAGCAAATGAATATTTCACCAAACGACCATTAAAGTTATCGGATGAAATGCAGAAAACaaagaaatga